In a genomic window of Sulfuriferula nivalis:
- a CDS encoding ABC transporter ATP-binding protein, protein MNTSLPIAHPRLELRGITKIYPSVIANENVDLIVHPGEIHAVLGENGAGKSTLMKIIYGVTKPDAGEILWENREVHIASPAEARRMGIGMVFQHFSLFETLTVAENISLALDTTIAPAELAQRISDVSTEYGLPVDPHRLIHSMSVGERQRVEIVRCLLNNPKLLIMDEPTSVLTPQAVLKLFETLRRLAAEGCSILYISHKLDEIQALCDSATILRSGRVTGTASPKEETKVTLAQMMIGRDLPGCQLDATTVGEARLQVDHLSLSTIDPFGTTLKDINLEVRSGEMVGIAGISGNGQKELLAALSGEQTLSQSEGVKVCGTAVGKLNPAQRRLLGLRFVPEERLGRGAVPTLSLALNALLTTSDGDMVKRGLISYTNVREFARNVIAQFNVKCGGDQALAGSLSGGNLQKFIVGREIMQAPKVMIVAQPTWGVDVGAAQLIRQALIELRNQGVAVLVISEELEELFMICDRIAVIADGRLSPTVAAKDTSVEQIGMWMSGEFNHDNAEVAHA, encoded by the coding sequence ATGAATACGAGCTTACCCATTGCCCATCCTCGATTGGAATTGCGCGGCATTACCAAAATTTATCCGTCCGTCATCGCCAATGAAAATGTCGATTTAATCGTACATCCTGGTGAAATTCACGCTGTGCTAGGTGAGAACGGTGCGGGTAAAAGTACGCTGATGAAGATTATTTACGGTGTAACCAAACCTGACGCGGGGGAAATACTTTGGGAAAACCGTGAAGTGCATATTGCGTCACCTGCAGAAGCACGACGCATGGGTATAGGCATGGTATTTCAACACTTTTCTTTATTTGAAACTTTGACGGTAGCTGAGAATATTTCGCTAGCGCTTGATACGACCATAGCCCCGGCCGAACTGGCGCAACGTATCAGTGATGTATCCACAGAGTATGGCTTGCCAGTTGACCCACATCGCCTGATACATAGCATGTCAGTGGGTGAACGCCAGCGCGTCGAAATTGTTCGTTGTCTGCTCAATAATCCCAAGTTGCTGATTATGGATGAGCCTACTTCAGTGCTCACACCTCAGGCCGTACTCAAACTGTTTGAAACCCTGCGTCGCCTCGCTGCTGAGGGTTGCAGCATATTGTATATCAGCCATAAGCTCGACGAGATACAGGCGCTGTGTGACAGCGCAACAATATTGCGCAGTGGCCGCGTGACGGGCACTGCCAGTCCCAAGGAAGAAACCAAAGTCACACTGGCGCAGATGATGATAGGTCGTGATTTGCCCGGATGTCAGCTGGATGCGACGACAGTAGGGGAGGCAAGATTACAGGTCGACCACTTGAGTCTTTCCACCATAGATCCCTTTGGCACGACGCTGAAAGACATCAATCTGGAAGTACGTAGTGGTGAAATGGTGGGGATTGCAGGGATATCCGGCAACGGACAGAAGGAACTGTTGGCTGCATTATCCGGAGAACAAACCCTGTCTCAATCTGAGGGTGTAAAAGTTTGTGGTACTGCGGTAGGGAAATTGAACCCTGCTCAGCGACGACTGTTGGGCTTACGTTTTGTACCTGAGGAGCGATTGGGGCGCGGGGCAGTGCCCACACTCAGTTTGGCGCTTAATGCCTTGCTTACTACCAGTGACGGTGACATGGTAAAACGAGGTTTGATTTCTTATACAAATGTACGTGAATTTGCCCGGAACGTTATTGCTCAATTCAATGTGAAATGTGGTGGAGATCAGGCGCTGGCGGGCAGTTTGTCAGGCGGTAATTTACAGAAATTCATCGTCGGTCGAGAAATTATGCAAGCACCCAAAGTGATGATAGTCGCACAGCCCACCTGGGGCGTGGATGTAGGGGCTGCACAGTTGATACGGCAAGCGCTTATAGAGTTGAGAAATCAGGGTGTTGCTGTATTAGTGATATCAGAAGAGCTGGAGGAGTTGTTTATGATCTGCGACCGTATTGCCGTGATAGCGGATGGCCGACTGTCACCCACAGTAGCAGCAAAAGACACCTCTGTTGAACAGATAGGGATGTGGATGAGTGGAGAATTTAATCATGATAATGCGGAGGTCGCTCATGCCTAG